In Anopheles bellator chromosome 2, idAnoBellAS_SP24_06.2, whole genome shotgun sequence, the genomic stretch ACAATCAACCTTATTTGGACAGTTACATGAGTGATAACATATtaaaggcaaacattttcgTCCGTTCTGTCAATCAAGGTGGAAAGAACCAACGGGAACGAAAAAACCGCGAAATGACGATTTTCTCAACATACAACTAAAGTGTGTACTAAAACTAATTCATACCCACCTGTTACCATTCGAAGAGATCCTGGACCAGATCTCTGTTTCTATTATAgcttattttttccatttctagTCCCAATATTTATTCCTCTGTTTGATGCTCCTTATTGGTTGAAATCTGGCTGAAGCTGCAAAAACTACTTCCGTCTATACTTACCACCGACGGACAGCGCGCCGTAAGCACTATTTCACTTTGCAATAACTTCACATGTCAAAATAAGGAATTTTATAATTTCTATGGTTCAATCAATTAAGATTGAATCGCtactttcaaaatattttttaaacttttttaataCACTCGCGATAATTTTGATATTGGATGCGATTTAAATAGTATAATTTGAAAACGATTTGTAAGCACTGTATGGTCTGGTCTGCACCGTCACGACCAATCGGTAAGTTGACTATACGCGTATAAGCTTGCGCGGGAAGTTGAAATCAATtctgactgctgctgttgtttaaAAGGCCGCGTTTTAACGATTTATCGGAAGTAATTTTTACAATTCGCGTATACGAATAGTTATTGACAGTATAGACAAGTTCGCAATGACAGGGAATGACAGAAATGTAAATTATATAGTGAAATAGACATTCAATGTTATTGAGAAATGTATTGTACATCGCATCAGGAAAAAAGTATTGCCAGTATAAGAACTTCTCATTTCATTAATCTATAGCTGTTGTCTAAAATTGGTTATTTTCGTGTTTCTCATTATACGTTCAACGTAGACTGGAATCTATTGTTTTTACTTGATCTTTGCTGTGGGCGGGAGAGggtgggaaaaaaattaacatacCTTTGTTGTTTTAGACACAGACATACTCAGGCTAGCACTTTTCTTTGGCACCCGCATCGCAGCAACACACTAAATAGTTATCACTCGCTACGGCACAGAGCGCAATTCAACACTGGGCCACCTGTGGCTCCTCCACCATTAAAAAGGTTGCTGATTTGTCCACTGTTCGAACTATTGTTATCAGTTATCTTAGCGTGGATTAAGCTAAACACGCAAACATTCAATACCACATACTAATGACTGCAGTTGTACACTTCGTGAATAAAACGAACATTTCTCACTAATNNNNNNNNNNNNNNNNNNNNNNNNNNNNNNNNNNNNNNNNNNNNNNNNNNNNNNNNNNNNNNNNNNNNNNNNNNNNNNNNNNNNNNNNNNNNNNNNNNNNcccccccccccccccccccccccccccccccccccccccccttaCATGTTGTTTGTGTCATGTTATGCTACGCTATACATTACATGAAAATATATATCATATAAATCATAGACAAAGGGAGCAAAGATCAAATAAATTTGGCCGGCATTAAGTTATGCCAATGAGAAGTTGTTTACCAACGCCACTGATTTCCCGTCTATTAGTTAAAAAGGGTGAAAATCCTACCTTGTGCTGCTTGTTCGTTTCCAGTTCCGTCCGATGTGTATGGTTCTGCAAACCCGGATACGCCTGCCTTCCCTTCTTCGCCCTCGGTGAAGTAAGATTCTTCGTACTTGGACATATCTCCGTATGCTTCATCCTCAACATAGGTTCCTTCGTCATCGCCTTGCTCCTGGTCTGCTGATTGGTCATGCTCGGCCAGCGATTGATCCTGTTCCGTTTCTGCTTCtaccgtttcgatttcggtatGTTCTTCGGAATAATCTGGCTCGGCTTTCGTGCTTATCGGTTCCAAGGCCATTTCAACATATTCGGGTTCGGTGGTCTGTGATGGCAATTGTTTAACGATTTGTACAGTCTGGATTTGCGTAGTTGCTTCCGAGGGATCCAACATGTCATTGCCGCTCACAGATAGCTTCGCCCGTTTATTTGTCATGCTGGGCGCAAGAATACGCTGGCCAAGAATTCGCTTCTGTCCACTAGCCACGTGTACCTGCTGTATCTGTTGGGCTTGTTGGGAACCAGTGGCAGAATGGTGGGAGGTGGAGGACTGAATTTGTACTATTTTGTCATCACCACTCTCTTCGGATTCGAGTTTGTACGACTGCACCCGGCTGCGTTGTACTTTTCCCCGCGGAGACCCAGTATTGGTGGAAATGCTAACTGGTGCTGGGGTTGTAGGTATATTTTCTTTGGCAGGAGACGGTTGTGGCGGAGGTGCGCTATCTCCCTGTTTTGTgaacaagaaacaaaccaaataagCTAGTCTGTTCATACCAACCAGCCATTCACACCTTATTTCTAAAACTTACCGTTTCTGTCAGGCCCTTGATTTGCAAGGCTTCAGCTGTACTGATAAATGCAGGCAAAGCGTCCTGCTTGACATTTACCTCTCCACAATACATAAACTGTATGAGATCTTTCAGGGCGGAATGACTCACGTCTTTCAAAAAAACTGCACGCAGAAAAACACATGATAGCATTACTTTGGTGTAGTAAAATACAAGCATCTgagcaataaaaatcacaaTCTCTTGAATATTTTACCGTTTTATCGAAGATAAAAATCGAGCTATTCTTTGTTGTGCCATCGACACACGATAAAGATACAATCGACACACGATAAAATATTCTGGATGAGAAAGCGAAAAATGctcaaaattgaaataatataCTTACTGAACGCATGTTGGTTTACAGGCATTTGTGTAAACATTTTTCGAAAGTATGGAGAACATACTGATAAAATTAGGCGATGGGCTTTCACCAACTGTCCTTCGGCGGCTAATGTGACGTCAACTAGATCGCCTTGCACGAGCGATTCATGAAATCCGGCAGATAGGTTAGTGTTGAAATTATTCCAACAAAGTGAGAATTGTTCATCGTCCGCCATCTTGGACGACGCTGCGTTCCTGGTGGCTATAGCCTGGCTGGGGGCGCAAAatataatttcaaaaaaatgttaaattcaTATTCTTTATGCAATTACAGGTGCTAAGAAAGATTTTCGAAATCCTTGGAGTTTAACTAATTCCGGAAATTTCCTTGGTATTATTTATTCGAAAGTCTTAGCAGATGACGCAAGCAGACTGTTCGCTTCCATAACCTCTAACGGCGTCATTAGAGAAAATTCTAGAAACCCAAACTCATATCCGAAGAACTTCGCAATTATGGCGCCAAAATATCATTAAAACACCTTCAACTCACAACAATCGATCAACAATCTATTCGATTCGGTCGAAAGAACTCGAAAATctaaaaattatcaacaaaaaTTACCGTACCCTTAACATCTGCAAGAAATCGAGCACACTCTGACGCGCCGCCATTTTCTCGACATCGATTTTTCGACCGTGGTGAAAAAGTAATGGCGACGCTGCCAACGGGTGGCGTAGCGCTAGCGCTACAGTTTGGGGTTTGCCTTTTACGCGTTGTTTATTACGGTTTTCGAGCTCAACTCGAACCAAAATGCATTTGTTGCACATTTTACTTACCTTGTGCGATTATTTCACTTGGTTAATTTGATATTTAACACCAGATTCAGAgaataaaactatttaaaCGAGAGCGGCACGGAATCCGCACatccacacgctacgatttaaGAGCTACGAATGAGAGCTCGCCCAAGCAACCGACGCCGCGAGAGTTTTTCGCCTGGCGTGGCTTGCACGCAGCTTTTCGCCTGGCGCGGCTACACGCACACCGTTGCATCGCATTTtgggcgaaacgaaacaattttTCGTTAAAACCTAACggaaattttttttccatgACGGCttggcgtcgtcgtccagTGGGAATACATCAAGGACTTTTATTTCATTGcatattattttattgattattatCGTTCATGGCTTGAAGCAGaaaacatttttgcatttgATCATGTATACCCAAGCCTTGAAAAATAATAAGCTAAGTGAAGCGAGTGAAGTGagtaaaaaataatggaatagCTGATGcgtttgttattgttttttcgtgtttctaaaaatttgttcacattACTTTCTATGAAAGCAATTActattgaaagaaaaatgttacaaTCGTTTCACACAACGGCTCAACTTTAATTTGACAACGGCTTTTCGCCCGAAAGCTGTGATGGCAAAATGGCGACGgtggattatttttttcattttttgcttttgcattTAGAACATTTATTTCCCACCATCTTTACAtcattgttattgttattccAGTTGAACCGTTCCATTTTTAACGTGCCGCTTGTTACCGGGAGAATTGAAAATGCGAGCCTTAGCCAAGATAATGGCGCCACATAGCCTGACGCTGCCTTCGCTTCTCTGGTCACCGTCGTTAGCGATGAAAAGTCTGTCTCGTGCAATGTGCATTGCTGTTCCGACAGAGCGTCATTTACGAATAGGCATCCAGAACATCCACTTTATTGAAGTTGGCCAAGGCAAGGGACTAATTCTGCTGCCTGGAGCGCTTGGAACGGCTTTAACCGACTTCAAACCACAGATAGAGAAATTGCCAAAGCTATTACCGCAACACAAAATCGTTGCCTGGGATCCGCCGGGATACGGGAAGtcacggccaccggaaaaagTGTTTGGCGTCGACTTTTTCGATCGCGATGCAGCGGCTGCTCACGAACTAATGCAGAAACTAGGTTTCGAGCGATACAGCATTCTGGGATGGAGTGATGGGGGCATAACGGGGTTACTGCTAACGGCCAACCATCCGGAGCAAGTGGAAAAGCTTGTTATATGGGGCTCCAACTCGTACAtctcggaaacggaaaccaaaatCTATGAAGGTAGGTAGAATTGTTCATCGACATGGCTTTCCAATACACGTTTTGTGGTTGTTTAAAAGATATTCGAGATGTGCGCAAATGGTCAGCGAGAATGCGAGAACCGATGGAGAAATTATATGGCGTAGATTACTTTCCTAAGCTGTGGTCAGCCTGGGTCGACGGTTTGCTGCGCATATATAAGGAACGAGATGGGGACATTTGCAGTGCCAAACTAAAACACATTAAAGCTTCAACGCTCGTCATGCACGGAGCAAACGATCCCATGATTGATCCCATTCATGTACCGTATCTGTTGAACAATATTAAAAATTCCGAGTAAGTAGAACGTAACAGggatcatttttattttagtttattCCAACATTCGATTCCATTACACAGCTTGCACGTGTTTCCCGATGGAAAGCATAATATACATCTTCGCTATGCGGACGAATTTAACAAAATAGTAGCAGcatttttaaaacgaaattGCATAGACAACTTACGTCGTTAAATACTCACCTAGCGAAGAGTGTTTTCACAATCCTACACAGAATATCATTGTTAGATATTCTATCGTAGTGGATAGAATGTGTGAATCTTGTTAAATTGTCTAAGACAAATATTATATAATTATtaattgttggaaaataaaactcgcCACTGATTTCTACTGGTCAACCCATAGTTTATCTACCCCGGTTCTTTCTTAATCATACGGTTCTACGGCCCACGATCGTCATCATTCGTTCACTTTCTACCGCAAATTGAACTTCCAGTAGAACTACACTGCTAGCTCGAAAACGATCGAGGTTAAAATTTGAGGCGAGCTCTCGCGCTTTTATCTAACG encodes the following:
- the LOC131208752 gene encoding modifier of mdg4-like isoform X23, giving the protein MADDEQFSLCWNNFNTNLSAGFHESLVQGDLVDVTLAAEGQLVKAHRLILSVCSPYFRKMFTQMPVNQHAFIFLKDVSHSALKDLIQFMYCGEVNVKQDALPAFISTAEALQIKGLTETGDSAPPPQPSPAKENIPTTPAPVSISTNTGSPRGKVQRSRVQSYKLESEESGDDKIVQIQSSTSHHSATGSQQAQQIQQVHVASGQKRILGQRILAPSMTNKRAKLSVSGNDMLDPSEATTQIQTVQIVKQLPSQTTEPEYVEMALEPISTKAEPDYSEEHTEIETVEAETEQDQSLAEHDQSADQEQGDDEGTYVEDEAYGDMSKYEESYFTEGEEGKAGVSGFAEPYTSDGTGNEQAAQEADAMYRSYAALGAVPMEVTKPFKVTKQIEIATFGLSQRGAKKLIFKGYEYVKDRDFPDSTNWRCALFRRRKCRARAITKEVRGVTLVRPSNLPHCHSINDYRKMHYPTSTS
- the LOC131208752 gene encoding modifier of mdg4-like isoform X30 — translated: MADDEQFSLCWNNFNTNLSAGFHESLVQGDLVDVTLAAEGQLVKAHRLILSVCSPYFRKMFTQMPVNQHAFIFLKDVSHSALKDLIQFMYCGEVNVKQDALPAFISTAEALQIKGLTETGDSAPPPQPSPAKENIPTTPAPVSISTNTGSPRGKVQRSRVQSYKLESEESGDDKIVQIQSSTSHHSATGSQQAQQIQQVHVASGQKRILGQRILAPSMTNKRAKLSVSGNDMLDPSEATTQIQTVQIVKQLPSQTTEPEYVEMALEPISTKAEPDYSEEHTEIETVEAETEQDQSLAEHDQSADQEQGDDEGTYVEDEAYGDMSKYEESYFTEGEEGKAGVSGFAEPYTSDGTGNEQAAQDKLPSNLWMNVKKTQIEFTNTQRGRTMLNIGGYKFVQNRESTKNIFWRCARYVKYGCRASCVTSKDVTNEYLVRLAGSSHSHAPEDGQSRPCNTHDKMGTDEHKPI
- the LOC131208752 gene encoding modifier of mdg4-like isoform X35 — protein: MADDEQFSLCWNNFNTNLSAGFHESLVQGDLVDVTLAAEGQLVKAHRLILSVCSPYFRKMFTQMPVNQHAFIFLKDVSHSALKDLIQFMYCGEVNVKQDALPAFISTAEALQIKGLTETGDSAPPPQPSPAKENIPTTPAPVSISTNTGSPRGKVQRSRVQSYKLESEESGDDKIVQIQSSTSHHSATGSQQAQQIQQVHVASGQKRILGQRILAPSMTNKRAKLSVSGNDMLDPSEATTQIQTVQIVKQLPSQTTEPEYVEMALEPISTKAEPDYSEEHTEIETVEAETEQDQSLAEHDQSADQEQGDDEGTYVEDEAYGDMSKYEESYFTEGEEGKAGVSGFAEPYTSDGTGNEQAAQDIYFTKSSRGRPAIIINGMKYLFMSENNKRIVWRCSAMATDKLKCPARILQFKNPERFVIHREKQHIHAPLKRNKPNFQTNAVCEYSF